Proteins encoded by one window of Sphingosinicella sp. BN140058:
- a CDS encoding M56 family metallopeptidase, with product MIGWLVETLITVTILMLLVLAVRGPVARTFGAGWAYALWIVPAVRLVLPALPALTPNIALPAAAFIPAAVGSTAPSPAHPGPGQWVPFMLAMWAGGAVIFLVLQWLAYRDFVQRLGKTARPARPPSYGGILTLASQAVDGPLAMGLIARRIVVPTDFLRRYSDGERRLALEHELTHHRRGDIWWNMVATLVLALTWFNPIAWVAFRAFRTDQELSCDAAVAAKASADERWDYARALVKSACRPGLIAACSLNGSDALKRRLRMLGGHRASLGRSLGGMLALGLFTTIGFGVGKPDFVIAAAPVASAASPTPTAPASSLRIAASNSVTRPTSVRAAPVPTPRPVRVAIAAPARPAARAVAAAPTAAPEPAPAPAAVQAPIAPIALPHHPAQAASARQPALREALAAAAAVALRARPIHRLELRDDEPDEEQEEDGAQILVVTWAASAHAPVGNSDGAVDRLRALTGGGGGSVQTHFLAQVAEAKVVLRGLRFRAPDMWHEVPTEDCVH from the coding sequence ATGATCGGCTGGCTCGTTGAAACTCTGATCACCGTCACCATCCTGATGCTGCTGGTGCTCGCCGTGCGGGGACCGGTGGCGAGGACCTTCGGCGCCGGCTGGGCCTATGCCCTCTGGATCGTTCCCGCCGTTCGTCTGGTACTGCCGGCTTTGCCGGCGCTCACGCCCAACATCGCTCTTCCGGCCGCCGCGTTCATCCCTGCGGCGGTCGGGAGTACCGCGCCGTCGCCGGCTCATCCCGGACCTGGGCAGTGGGTGCCCTTCATGCTTGCCATGTGGGCCGGCGGCGCGGTCATCTTTCTCGTCCTGCAATGGCTCGCCTATCGCGATTTCGTCCAGCGCCTGGGCAAGACCGCGCGGCCGGCGCGGCCGCCGAGCTATGGCGGCATCCTGACCCTTGCCAGCCAGGCAGTGGACGGACCACTGGCCATGGGGCTGATCGCGCGCCGTATTGTCGTGCCCACGGATTTCCTGCGGCGCTACAGCGACGGCGAGCGCAGGCTCGCCCTCGAGCACGAACTCACCCACCACCGCCGCGGTGACATCTGGTGGAACATGGTGGCGACCTTGGTGCTCGCGCTGACCTGGTTCAACCCAATCGCCTGGGTGGCTTTCCGCGCCTTTCGCACCGATCAGGAATTGTCCTGCGATGCTGCGGTCGCGGCGAAGGCGAGCGCCGACGAACGCTGGGATTATGCCCGCGCGCTGGTCAAGTCGGCGTGCCGCCCCGGTCTGATCGCCGCCTGTTCGCTGAACGGCAGCGACGCGCTCAAGCGTCGCCTGCGAATGCTCGGAGGACACCGGGCGAGCTTGGGCCGATCGCTCGGCGGCATGCTGGCGCTGGGACTGTTCACGACGATCGGGTTCGGCGTCGGCAAGCCCGATTTCGTCATCGCTGCGGCGCCGGTTGCCTCGGCAGCGTCCCCGACGCCGACGGCGCCGGCGAGCAGCCTGCGGATCGCCGCATCTAACTCGGTGACCCGGCCAACGTCCGTCCGCGCTGCTCCGGTGCCGACGCCGCGACCTGTTCGAGTTGCGATTGCGGCACCTGCACGGCCCGCCGCGCGAGCAGTTGCAGCCGCCCCGACTGCCGCTCCCGAGCCAGCGCCTGCGCCGGCGGCGGTCCAGGCACCGATCGCGCCGATCGCATTGCCGCACCACCCGGCTCAGGCGGCCTCCGCCCGCCAGCCCGCATTGCGGGAGGCCCTGGCCGCGGCTGCGGCGGTGGCTTTGCGTGCACGCCCCATTCACCGACTGGAACTGCGTGACGACGAGCCGGATGAGGAGCAGGAGGAAGACGGCGCCCAGATTCTGGTCGTGACATGGGCCGCGTCCGCCCATGCTCCGGTTGGAAACTCGGACGGGGCAGTCGATCGCCTGCGCGCCCTCACCGGCGGCGGCGGCGGGTCCGTTCAGACGCATTTTCTGGCGCAAGTCGCCGAAGCCAAGGTGGTGCTTCGGGGGCTCCGTTTCCGCGCACCGGACATGTGGCATGAGGTTCCGACGGAGGATTGCGTCCATTGA
- a CDS encoding MBL fold metallo-hydrolase, producing the protein MNDGLTGRIERVAPLVRRVLAPNPSPFTFTGTQTYIVGEGEVAVIDPGPAIQTHVEGILAALAGERIASILCTHTHRDHSPASRSLQALTGAPIVGCAPLDIADEGPRADDSFDPDYRPDRVLADRDTVSGAGWTLEAVATPGHTSNHLCFALREARALFSGDHVMGWSTTVVAPPDGDMTAYMESLARLQRRDDRIYYPAHGPAIDDPEAHLARLVAHRRGRERQILAALGRGEGRIPVMVEQMYGDVDPRLHPAAQRSVLAHLIDLEGRSEVRRQGDVWMLA; encoded by the coding sequence ATGAATGATGGGCTCACCGGCAGGATCGAACGTGTCGCCCCGCTGGTGCGGCGGGTGCTCGCGCCCAATCCGTCGCCATTCACCTTCACCGGAACCCAGACCTACATCGTCGGCGAGGGCGAGGTGGCGGTGATCGATCCGGGGCCTGCGATCCAGACCCATGTCGAGGGGATCCTGGCGGCGCTCGCAGGCGAGCGGATCGCTTCGATCCTGTGCACCCACACCCACCGCGATCATTCCCCCGCCAGCCGATCGCTCCAGGCCCTTACCGGCGCGCCGATCGTCGGATGTGCGCCGCTCGACATCGCCGACGAGGGGCCTCGAGCCGACGATTCGTTCGATCCGGATTATCGGCCCGACAGGGTGCTTGCCGATCGCGATACGGTGTCCGGGGCAGGCTGGACGCTGGAGGCGGTCGCGACGCCGGGGCACACCTCCAATCATCTCTGCTTTGCGCTCAGGGAGGCAAGAGCGTTGTTCAGCGGCGACCATGTCATGGGTTGGTCGACGACCGTGGTGGCGCCGCCCGACGGCGACATGACTGCCTATATGGAGAGCCTGGCGCGGCTGCAGCGGCGTGACGACAGGATCTACTATCCCGCCCACGGGCCGGCGATCGACGATCCGGAGGCGCATCTCGCCCGGCTCGTCGCCCATCGCCGTGGCCGCGAGCGGCAGATCCTGGCGGCGCTCGGGCGGGGCGAGGGCCGCATTCCGGTTATGGTCGAGCAGATGTACGGCGACGTCGATCCACGCCTTCACCCCGCCGCCCAGCGTTCCGTCCTCGCCCACCTCATCGATCTGGAAGGGCGATCCGAGGTGCGTCGGCAGGGCGACGTCTGGATGCTTGCATGA
- a CDS encoding DUF4230 domain-containing protein translates to MKRYAFFLPVLLVGLIIGGLLVASLRVGDWFRGPDPETIAAASLQSVREQARLTPFSARFVAVVTSTQRRFGLSAEKTLIMPGTVRYELDLAKLRQQDMDWDDTTKILSISLPPLEISAPQIDPAEVREYGGGGLLGTLTDAEKVLDASNRQAGQVELKRQAMQAMPLRLARDAARRAVERSFAMPLKAAGIDDATVNVRFRDEGRTDPSQLDRSRRIEDVLRERQGAK, encoded by the coding sequence ATGAAACGGTACGCATTCTTTCTGCCGGTGCTGCTTGTCGGCCTGATCATCGGCGGCCTGCTGGTGGCCTCGCTGCGCGTCGGCGACTGGTTTCGTGGTCCCGATCCGGAGACGATCGCCGCCGCCAGCCTGCAGTCCGTGCGCGAGCAGGCGCGTCTGACCCCCTTTTCCGCGCGCTTCGTGGCGGTGGTCACCTCCACCCAGCGCCGCTTCGGCCTCTCGGCCGAGAAGACGCTTATCATGCCCGGCACGGTCCGTTACGAGCTCGACCTCGCCAAGCTGCGCCAGCAGGACATGGACTGGGACGATACCACCAAGATCCTGTCCATCTCCTTGCCGCCGCTGGAGATTTCTGCGCCGCAGATTGATCCGGCCGAGGTTCGCGAATATGGCGGAGGCGGCCTTCTCGGCACCCTGACCGACGCCGAGAAGGTGCTCGACGCGAGCAATCGACAGGCGGGGCAGGTGGAGCTCAAGCGCCAGGCGATGCAAGCGATGCCGCTGCGTCTCGCGCGCGACGCTGCGAGGCGGGCGGTGGAGCGGAGCTTCGCGATGCCGCTGAAGGCGGCGGGGATCGACGATGCGACGGTGAATGTGCGCTTCCGAGACGAGGGGCGGACGGATCCTTCGCAGCTCGATCGCTCGCGGCGGATCGAGGACGTGCTAAGGGAACGGCAAGGCGCCAAGTAG
- the nadA gene encoding quinolinate synthase NadA: MNAPNVSLKGLDLLAEIDRLRKERNAVILAHYYQDPAIQDLADFVGDSLDLSRKAAATDADVIAFCGVRFMAETAKILSPQKIVVLPDMAAGCSLEDSCPPDQFKAFREAHPDHIALTYINCSTEVKALSDIIVTSSSAETILAQIPQDQKIIFGPDKNLGGYLKRKTGRDMLLWPGVCIVHEAFSETELLKLRAQHPGAPILAHPECPPHILDYADHVGSTKAILDYALASESDVMIVATEPHIIHQMEKAAPGKTFIGAPGADGNCNCNMCPYMALNTLEKLYLALRDLTPRVEMDEDLRIAAKKSLDRMLEMAGRTVGQGDVGRPIFAGA, translated from the coding sequence ATGAACGCACCGAATGTAAGCCTCAAGGGCCTCGATCTGCTCGCCGAGATCGACCGCCTGCGCAAGGAGCGCAACGCCGTCATCCTCGCCCATTATTATCAGGATCCGGCGATCCAGGATCTCGCCGATTTCGTCGGCGACAGCCTGGATCTCTCGCGCAAGGCGGCGGCGACCGATGCCGACGTGATCGCCTTTTGCGGCGTCCGCTTCATGGCCGAAACCGCGAAAATCCTTTCGCCGCAGAAGATCGTGGTCCTTCCCGACATGGCAGCGGGGTGCAGCCTCGAAGACAGCTGCCCGCCCGACCAGTTCAAGGCGTTCCGCGAGGCCCATCCGGACCATATCGCACTCACCTACATCAATTGCTCGACGGAGGTGAAGGCGCTGTCGGACATCATCGTCACCAGCTCGTCGGCCGAGACGATCCTAGCGCAGATCCCGCAGGATCAGAAGATCATCTTCGGACCCGACAAGAACCTGGGCGGCTACCTCAAGCGCAAGACCGGCCGCGACATGCTGCTGTGGCCGGGCGTCTGCATCGTCCACGAGGCGTTTTCGGAAACCGAATTGCTCAAGCTGCGGGCGCAGCATCCGGGCGCACCGATCCTCGCCCATCCCGAATGCCCTCCGCACATTCTCGATTATGCGGACCATGTCGGATCGACCAAGGCGATCCTCGACTATGCGCTCGCCTCCGAAAGCGACGTGATGATCGTCGCCACCGAGCCGCACATCATCCATCAGATGGAGAAAGCGGCGCCCGGCAAAACCTTCATCGGCGCGCCGGGAGCGGATGGCAATTGCAACTGCAACATGTGTCCGTACATGGCGCTCAACACGCTCGAGAAGCTCTATCTGGCGTTGCGCGATCTGACACCCCGGGTGGAGATGGACGAAGATCTGCGTATCGCGGCCAAGAAATCGCTCGACCGAATGCTCGAAATGGCCGGCCGCACCGTCGGCCAGGGCGACGTCGGACGACCGATCTTCGCCGGCGCCTGA
- a CDS encoding prolyl oligopeptidase family protein produces the protein MNRFLFSAASLVLLAASAPPAQPPVAAQAAAEDPFLWLEEIEGDRALAQVKTWNAATEDMLTKDPKFDAYRSRARAILDDEQQIATPDQVVGDRVLNLWRDANNPRGLWRVSPLPAYRAGTPQWRTVIDVDALGKAEGKSWVWHGADCLAPDYRRCLVSLSPGGTDADVVREFDLESGRFVDGGFTLPEAKSNIAWVDRDTLLVVTDYGPESLTASGYGRIAKLWKRGTPLSAARTVYEGEKGDVSVTPVAVQDGVRRWTFVNRGKTFWTSEHRLLTTAGALVPLPLPQDADFQDVIGGRLIAKLQSPLDAGGRRFPEGALIAYDLEPIAAGRGAVPELVMAPTARQAIEEVAATDNVLWVKALEDVSGKLFALRRDQAGRWTAAPAALPANSTIHLLSTAGKSDLAFATVEGMLTPPALYAIGTDGTPARVQALPAKFDAKQFSVEQRFATSRDGTRIPYFLVRRKGTRGAVPALIHAYGGFRAAQTPGYLTGQPYRAGPLGMFWVEEGNAYVLANIRGGGEYGPQWHRSVLRENRQKSFDDLHAVAEDLIRTGVSAKGRIGISGRSNGGVLVGAALTQRPDLYSAVISGSPLHDMKRYSHLLAGASWVGEYGDPDKPEDWAFLSAYSPYQNLKPGVKYPAVFFYSSTKDDRVHPGHARKMAARLGEYGNRFYFHEYLEGGHSVGADHAEDAKRAALLMAYLKRELGAAK, from the coding sequence TTGAATCGCTTCCTGTTTTCGGCCGCGTCGCTGGTTCTGCTCGCGGCATCGGCGCCGCCGGCGCAGCCCCCAGTGGCCGCGCAAGCTGCGGCCGAAGATCCCTTCCTCTGGCTGGAGGAGATCGAGGGAGACCGTGCGCTCGCCCAGGTGAAGACGTGGAATGCGGCCACCGAAGATATGCTCACCAAGGACCCCAAGTTCGACGCCTATCGCAGCCGCGCGCGGGCGATCCTGGACGACGAGCAGCAGATTGCGACGCCCGATCAGGTGGTGGGGGATCGCGTCCTGAACCTTTGGCGCGACGCGAACAATCCTCGCGGTCTGTGGCGAGTGTCGCCGCTTCCGGCTTACCGCGCCGGCACCCCGCAATGGCGAACGGTGATCGACGTCGATGCGCTCGGCAAGGCCGAGGGCAAGAGCTGGGTGTGGCACGGTGCCGATTGCCTTGCACCCGATTACCGCCGCTGCCTCGTGTCATTGAGCCCCGGCGGCACCGATGCCGACGTGGTGCGCGAGTTCGATCTCGAGAGCGGCCGCTTTGTCGACGGTGGCTTCACCTTGCCGGAAGCGAAGAGCAACATCGCTTGGGTCGATCGCGACACTCTGCTGGTCGTTACCGATTATGGGCCGGAGTCGCTGACCGCCTCCGGCTACGGACGCATCGCCAAGCTCTGGAAGCGCGGGACGCCGCTGAGCGCCGCGCGAACCGTCTATGAGGGCGAGAAGGGCGATGTGTCGGTGACACCCGTCGCGGTACAGGACGGTGTGCGTCGCTGGACGTTCGTCAATCGCGGCAAGACCTTCTGGACCAGCGAGCATCGCCTGCTGACCACGGCCGGAGCGCTGGTGCCGTTGCCCCTGCCGCAAGATGCCGATTTCCAGGACGTGATCGGCGGCCGACTGATTGCGAAGCTGCAGAGCCCGCTCGATGCAGGCGGCCGCCGTTTCCCCGAAGGCGCGCTGATCGCCTACGATCTCGAGCCGATCGCCGCGGGCCGCGGCGCTGTCCCGGAACTGGTGATGGCGCCTACCGCACGGCAGGCGATCGAGGAGGTCGCCGCAACCGACAACGTCCTGTGGGTGAAGGCGCTGGAGGACGTCTCCGGCAAATTGTTCGCTCTTCGCCGCGATCAAGCGGGACGTTGGACCGCGGCGCCGGCGGCACTGCCTGCGAACAGCACCATCCATCTGCTCTCGACCGCGGGCAAATCGGATCTCGCCTTCGCCACTGTGGAGGGGATGCTGACCCCGCCGGCACTTTACGCAATCGGCACCGATGGCACGCCTGCGCGCGTGCAGGCGCTCCCTGCCAAGTTCGATGCGAAGCAGTTCAGTGTCGAGCAGCGTTTCGCGACTTCCAGAGACGGTACCCGGATCCCCTATTTCCTGGTGCGCCGCAAAGGGACCAGAGGGGCAGTGCCGGCGCTGATCCATGCCTATGGCGGATTCCGGGCGGCGCAGACGCCGGGCTACCTCACCGGCCAGCCCTACCGGGCCGGACCGCTCGGCATGTTCTGGGTAGAGGAGGGCAACGCCTATGTGCTCGCCAACATCCGCGGCGGCGGCGAATATGGGCCTCAATGGCATCGTTCGGTGCTGCGCGAGAACCGGCAGAAGAGCTTCGACGATCTCCACGCGGTCGCCGAAGACCTGATCCGCACCGGCGTCAGCGCCAAGGGAAGGATCGGTATTTCCGGCCGGTCCAACGGCGGGGTGCTGGTCGGTGCCGCCCTGACCCAGCGGCCTGATCTCTATTCGGCGGTGATCTCGGGTTCGCCGCTCCATGACATGAAGCGTTATTCGCACCTGCTCGCCGGTGCCTCGTGGGTCGGCGAATATGGCGATCCCGACAAGCCGGAGGACTGGGCCTTCCTGTCGGCCTACTCGCCTTATCAGAACCTGAAGCCGGGCGTGAAATATCCGGCGGTGTTCTTCTACAGCTCGACGAAGGACGACCGGGTTCATCCCGGCCATGCCCGCAAGATGGCGGCGCGGCTCGGCGAATATGGCAACCGTTTCTACTTCCACGAATATCTCGAAGGCGGGCATTCGGTCGGTGCCGATCATGCGGAGGACGCCAAGCGTGCCGCCCTGCTGATGGCCTATCTGAAACGCGAGCTTGGAGCGGCGAAATGA
- the nadC gene encoding carboxylating nicotinate-nucleotide diphosphorylase — MTFVLDGFDLDAFVAATLAEDLGPGGDITSEAVIPADARFRGVMDSRDPIVVAGLPIAEAFFRALDPNVAIERLVEEGERVPAGTDLLRLTGRGRAMLTAERSALNTIQHLSGIATLTRAYVDAIAGTGAILLDTRKTIPGLRRLEKYATKVGGAENHRMGLWDAAMIKDNHVAVADGVAEAVRRAAAAGIARIIVEVDRIDQIAPALAAGATHLLLDNMAPEILREAVGLVAGRVPTEASGGVTLDTIRAKAETGVTFISVGRITQSAPAADIGLDFDTL, encoded by the coding sequence ATGACCTTCGTCCTCGACGGCTTCGATCTCGACGCCTTTGTCGCCGCCACCCTTGCCGAGGATCTCGGCCCCGGCGGAGACATCACGTCGGAGGCCGTAATCCCCGCCGATGCGCGCTTTCGCGGCGTCATGGACAGCCGCGATCCGATCGTCGTCGCAGGTCTGCCGATCGCGGAGGCCTTCTTCCGCGCCCTCGACCCGAACGTCGCGATCGAGCGGCTGGTGGAGGAGGGGGAGCGGGTGCCCGCCGGAACCGATCTGCTGAGGCTGACGGGCAGGGGGCGGGCGATGCTGACGGCCGAGCGATCGGCGCTGAACACGATCCAGCATCTCTCGGGCATTGCGACGCTGACCCGCGCCTATGTCGATGCGATCGCCGGCACCGGCGCCATCCTGCTCGACACCCGCAAGACCATTCCCGGGCTTCGGCGTCTCGAGAAATATGCAACGAAGGTCGGCGGCGCCGAGAATCACCGCATGGGGCTGTGGGACGCAGCGATGATCAAGGACAACCATGTTGCGGTCGCCGATGGAGTCGCGGAGGCGGTGCGACGCGCGGCGGCAGCCGGCATTGCCAGGATCATCGTAGAGGTCGATCGGATCGATCAGATCGCGCCGGCGCTTGCCGCCGGCGCAACCCATTTGCTGCTCGACAACATGGCGCCCGAGATCTTGCGCGAGGCGGTCGGCCTGGTGGCGGGGCGGGTGCCGACGGAAGCGAGCGGCGGCGTCACCCTCGACACGATCCGTGCCAAGGCGGAGACCGGCGTCACCTTTATCTCTGTCGGCCGGATCACCCAGTCCGCCCCGGCAGCGGACATCGGACTGGATTTCGACACGCTTTGA
- a CDS encoding DUF4112 domain-containing protein, with product MRQDQFETLAAQLPIGRDAASVRKRVEAMELLLERAFVLPGTNYRIGLDAVVGLVPVVGDLVTTAMGAWIVWEARNLGMPKWHLVRMGSNVGFDALVGAVPLVGDLFDFAFRSNSRNLRIVKRWLDKHHPETGVIEGEIVDRR from the coding sequence ATGCGCCAGGACCAGTTCGAAACCCTCGCTGCACAGCTGCCGATCGGCCGCGACGCGGCCTCCGTGCGCAAAAGGGTCGAGGCGATGGAGCTGTTGCTGGAGCGCGCCTTCGTCCTCCCCGGCACCAATTATCGGATCGGCCTCGATGCCGTGGTCGGTCTGGTGCCCGTCGTCGGGGACCTCGTCACCACGGCGATGGGCGCATGGATCGTCTGGGAGGCCCGCAACCTGGGCATGCCGAAATGGCATCTCGTCCGGATGGGCAGCAATGTCGGCTTCGACGCCCTGGTCGGTGCCGTGCCGCTGGTCGGCGATCTGTTCGACTTCGCCTTTCGATCGAACTCGCGCAATCTCAGGATCGTCAAGCGCTGGCTCGACAAGCATCATCCCGAAACAGGGGTGATCGAGGGCGAAATCGTCGATCGACGCTGA
- a CDS encoding ABC transporter substrate-binding protein, with translation MILALAGCRAEETGPLSAVGIGGPPRLLDPNSEPLDAPSAFLLQSVAQGLVRFDAAGEIEPALAERWIVSDDGLRYTFRLARLQWHDGSRITAEQVAARLRAAGARGSENPLKPILGAIDEIEAMTDEVIEISLKSPRPNFLQLLAQPEMAVLRKREGSGPYVAAPRPDGGTLLTLPRNDEEEDGGGPVRHTPIILSGTRAAMAITRFVAGDADVVLGGTLGELPLARQAGVASNALVFDPTNGLFGLEVVSIEGPLSTAEVRQALSMAIDRQALVGGLAIQGLSPRETMLPAGVEGLAPAAPAWTALPLGERRALAARTIAAAALPRPLRIRVALPDRPGYRLLFAHLRRDWAAIGVAAERVDAETKDADLRLIDEVAPVGLASWYLRHFECAASPICDSEADGAMAGARLAPTAESRRSFLAAADRILADDAPFIPLASPIRWSLVSPRLTGFRANPFARHHALDLIRDQP, from the coding sequence GTGATCCTGGCCTTGGCCGGCTGCCGGGCTGAGGAGACCGGCCCGCTTTCGGCGGTCGGCATCGGCGGCCCGCCGCGGCTGCTCGATCCCAATTCGGAGCCGCTCGACGCGCCCTCCGCCTTCCTGCTGCAAAGCGTCGCCCAGGGGCTGGTGCGTTTCGATGCTGCCGGCGAGATCGAGCCGGCCCTGGCCGAACGCTGGATCGTCTCGGATGACGGCCTTCGTTACACTTTTCGCTTGGCGCGGCTGCAATGGCATGATGGCAGCAGGATCACTGCCGAGCAGGTCGCCGCACGCTTGCGCGCCGCCGGTGCCCGCGGCAGCGAAAATCCGCTGAAGCCGATTCTCGGCGCGATCGACGAGATCGAGGCGATGACGGACGAGGTCATCGAGATCAGCCTCAAATCGCCGCGCCCGAACTTCCTGCAATTGCTGGCACAGCCGGAGATGGCGGTGCTCCGCAAGCGCGAGGGCTCCGGCCCCTATGTCGCCGCGCCGCGCCCCGACGGCGGCACCTTGCTCACTCTGCCGCGCAACGACGAGGAGGAAGATGGCGGCGGCCCGGTTCGGCACACGCCGATCATCCTCTCGGGCACGCGCGCCGCGATGGCGATCACCCGGTTCGTCGCCGGCGATGCCGATGTCGTCCTCGGCGGAACGCTCGGCGAGCTTCCGCTTGCGCGTCAGGCAGGCGTCGCCTCCAATGCACTCGTCTTCGATCCGACCAACGGCCTGTTCGGCCTCGAGGTCGTCTCGATCGAAGGTCCGCTTTCGACTGCCGAAGTCCGGCAGGCGTTGAGCATGGCGATCGATCGCCAGGCCCTCGTCGGTGGTCTCGCCATCCAGGGTCTGTCCCCCCGCGAGACGATGCTGCCGGCCGGAGTGGAAGGCCTGGCACCGGCCGCACCGGCCTGGACAGCCCTGCCCCTGGGCGAGCGGCGGGCACTGGCCGCGCGAACGATCGCGGCCGCCGCCCTGCCGCGACCGCTGCGGATCCGCGTCGCCTTGCCGGATCGCCCTGGTTACCGCCTGCTGTTCGCCCATCTGCGGCGCGACTGGGCGGCCATCGGCGTGGCCGCGGAGCGGGTCGATGCCGAGACGAAGGATGCCGATTTGCGCCTGATCGACGAAGTCGCGCCGGTCGGCCTCGCCAGCTGGTATCTTCGCCATTTCGAATGTGCGGCGAGCCCAATCTGCGATTCCGAAGCCGATGGCGCGATGGCCGGCGCTCGCCTCGCCCCCACCGCGGAAAGCCGGCGAAGCTTTCTTGCCGCTGCCGATCGGATCCTTGCCGACGATGCGCCGTTCATTCCGCTGGCGTCACCGATCCGCTGGTCGCTCGTGTCGCCGCGACTGACCGGCTTTCGCGCCAATCCATTCGCGCGCCACCATGCGCTCGATTTGATCCGCGATCAGCCCTGA
- a CDS encoding PilZ domain-containing protein yields the protein MSTKAKRAPRGAANADAVVVTEEELRQRRPISVYRAAKLASGRGEHLCVVKSISSRGFVAESHARVAPGERVRIELDDRMIAATINALEARGIAAAFDETIDVQAWLGAEGTQHRRTAPRIAIDARARLQIGSQLLFVRARDISQEGLGVETQDMVMEGDELIVGLRGWHGLIPGAITRIDGDFAGIHFLQPLSFQALSEWLGSYGGSASAATSGSAAYESARP from the coding sequence ATGAGCACCAAGGCCAAACGTGCGCCGCGCGGCGCGGCAAATGCCGATGCGGTTGTCGTCACCGAGGAGGAACTGCGACAGCGCCGACCGATCTCCGTCTACCGCGCGGCCAAGCTCGCGTCGGGGCGCGGGGAACATCTGTGCGTGGTGAAGAGCATCTCGTCGCGCGGCTTCGTTGCCGAGAGCCATGCGCGGGTCGCCCCGGGCGAGCGGGTTCGGATCGAGCTCGACGACCGGATGATTGCCGCGACGATTAACGCCTTGGAAGCCCGCGGCATCGCCGCAGCCTTCGACGAAACGATCGACGTCCAGGCGTGGCTCGGCGCAGAAGGAACGCAGCACCGGCGGACGGCACCGCGCATCGCCATCGATGCGCGCGCTCGCCTTCAGATCGGCAGCCAGTTGCTGTTCGTTCGCGCCCGCGACATCTCGCAGGAGGGGCTTGGTGTCGAAACGCAGGACATGGTGATGGAAGGCGACGAGCTGATCGTCGGGCTGCGCGGCTGGCACGGTCTGATCCCCGGCGCGATCACCCGCATCGATGGCGATTTCGCCGGGATCCACTTTCTTCAGCCGCTGAGCTTCCAGGCTCTGTCCGAATGGCTGGGCTCGTACGGCGGCAGCGCGTCGGCGGCAACCAGCGGCAGCGCTGCTTATGAGAGCGCGCGCCCCTGA
- a CDS encoding integration host factor subunit beta translates to MIRSELVQKLCDDHPDLTGKEIERVVSAFFDAVIDQLQHGGRVELRGFGAFSTRERDARKGRNPRTGDTVDVDAKRVPYFKPGKEMRERLNLGAVQAAE, encoded by the coding sequence GTGATCCGTTCCGAGCTGGTCCAGAAACTCTGCGACGACCATCCCGATCTGACGGGCAAGGAAATAGAGCGTGTGGTTTCGGCGTTCTTCGATGCCGTGATCGACCAGCTGCAACATGGCGGCCGCGTCGAACTGCGCGGCTTCGGTGCGTTCTCGACCCGCGAGCGCGACGCCCGCAAGGGCCGCAACCCGCGCACCGGCGACACCGTCGATGTCGACGCCAAGCGGGTGCCCTATTTCAAGCCCGGCAAGGAAATGCGCGAGCGCTTGAACCTGGGCGCCGTCCAGGCCGCCGAGTAA